A DNA window from Allokutzneria albata contains the following coding sequences:
- a CDS encoding ATP-binding protein, with amino-acid sequence MTTELTLLPRVAYRDHEITGPRLRGLLALLAADLRTGCSTGRLIEGLWPEALPENPTKALQVLVSRVRSQLGPELVASTPTGYRLALAEDQVDACAVVLSATASTRYARAGDHAAALEHAEAGLALWQGAERGDAVPDDPVSALRAERAGTRRALERARALALARLGRKAEAAEPLTALAGELPRDEEVLTELLRCEPVPAALARYDAYRRTLREELGVDPGPEVQAVYQELLQGEAPVVRHGVPHEPNPLLGRDDDIDAVLNLLRTSRVASIVGAGGLGKTRLAHAVGMRPEQRVVYFVALAGLPAEGDVARAVASTLGLRESSQADLVAGIARLIGSESVLLVLDNCEHVIHGVAELVRALVSMTANVRVLTTSRAPLGLSSESVYLLPELGLPTSVELFRQRARAARPDVELPVGVVEALCGQLDGLPLAVELAAARVRAMSVVEIAGRLQDRFALLRGRARDAPQRHRTLHAVVDWSWALLDARGQAAMRALSVFPGGFSAEAAERLVGAEDTPELLELLVDQSLVKVADTPSGTRFRMLETVREFAAARREAEGESARVEEDFLCWARDFGMRCYDLVFGRPTQDDVERVRAEQDNLELALRTGVRRGDGAVVAAVSATLGGMWVIESNYAQLALATREVADVLYRFRPEPELVEATRVTAVLTTTTTFMVIGPRATRSYAVLRRLPPPSPHTVCGAMAIVLCASDMAELQAMCERPEPLVAGMANVVAGYLWENRGDPDRALEHTKRVLEHFRDGANPLLISTVHGRLSELCLYLERAEESREHSRAAVRELAEFRAFNTTQLRLGLVLTDLQVGDVDAAERGLAAIVPERLAEAVELITFEMAARAEVLLARGEVELGLRQWRRVAERVLGDDESPVAGTDQLGVNPWHVEVHGVTVVAHARHGRADLVAGIVESLPDSLAALLTGEPLRTPSVLMVRPLCGTLLVAMGMADIAGGDASGVRLIALAERFRFQRAFQPTMSSAAIRAAAEKADGPAYADAVSEYAGRNLAELRGEALAVARARARR; translated from the coding sequence GTGACCACCGAGTTGACCTTGTTGCCGCGCGTGGCCTACCGCGACCACGAGATCACCGGGCCGCGGTTGCGCGGGCTGCTGGCGTTGCTCGCCGCGGACCTGCGCACGGGGTGCAGCACGGGGCGCCTGATCGAGGGGCTGTGGCCGGAGGCGTTGCCGGAGAACCCCACGAAAGCCTTGCAGGTACTGGTTTCCCGCGTGCGGTCACAACTCGGGCCGGAGCTGGTGGCCAGCACTCCGACGGGCTACCGGCTGGCGCTGGCCGAGGACCAGGTTGACGCCTGCGCGGTGGTGCTCAGTGCCACCGCGAGCACCCGGTACGCGCGAGCGGGGGACCACGCCGCGGCGCTGGAGCACGCCGAAGCGGGCCTGGCGCTGTGGCAGGGCGCGGAGCGCGGGGACGCGGTGCCGGACGACCCGGTGTCGGCGCTGCGCGCGGAGCGGGCGGGTACCCGCCGGGCGCTGGAGCGGGCCCGGGCGTTGGCACTGGCACGGCTCGGCCGAAAGGCTGAGGCCGCGGAACCGCTGACCGCGCTGGCCGGGGAGCTGCCGAGGGACGAGGAGGTCCTGACCGAGCTGCTGCGCTGCGAGCCGGTACCGGCGGCGCTGGCCCGCTACGACGCCTACCGCCGGACGCTCCGAGAGGAACTGGGCGTCGACCCCGGGCCGGAGGTCCAGGCGGTCTACCAGGAGCTGCTGCAGGGCGAGGCGCCCGTGGTGCGGCACGGCGTCCCGCACGAACCCAACCCGTTGCTAGGCCGGGACGACGACATCGACGCGGTGCTGAACCTGCTGCGGACCTCGCGGGTGGCGTCGATCGTCGGTGCCGGAGGTCTGGGCAAGACCAGGCTCGCGCACGCAGTGGGCATGCGGCCGGAGCAACGCGTCGTGTACTTCGTCGCCCTCGCCGGTCTGCCCGCGGAGGGTGACGTGGCGCGTGCGGTCGCCTCGACGCTCGGCCTGCGCGAGTCCTCCCAGGCCGACCTCGTCGCGGGGATCGCCCGCCTGATCGGTTCCGAGTCCGTGTTGCTGGTGCTGGACAACTGCGAGCATGTGATCCACGGCGTCGCGGAGCTGGTGCGGGCGCTGGTGTCGATGACGGCGAACGTGCGCGTGCTCACCACGAGCCGCGCCCCGCTGGGGCTGTCGTCGGAGTCGGTGTACCTGTTGCCGGAGCTGGGACTGCCCACGAGCGTGGAGCTGTTCCGCCAGCGCGCGCGGGCGGCTCGCCCCGACGTGGAGCTGCCCGTGGGGGTGGTGGAGGCGCTGTGCGGTCAGCTCGACGGCCTCCCGCTCGCGGTGGAGCTGGCCGCCGCGCGGGTGCGGGCGATGTCCGTCGTGGAGATCGCCGGCCGCCTGCAGGACCGGTTCGCGCTGCTCCGCGGCCGGGCGAGGGACGCGCCCCAGCGGCACCGCACGCTGCACGCCGTCGTGGACTGGAGCTGGGCCCTGCTCGACGCCCGCGGGCAGGCGGCGATGCGGGCGCTGTCGGTGTTCCCCGGCGGGTTCTCCGCCGAGGCGGCCGAGCGGCTGGTGGGCGCGGAGGACACGCCGGAGCTGCTCGAGCTGCTGGTCGACCAGTCGCTGGTCAAGGTCGCGGACACGCCGAGCGGTACCCGCTTCCGGATGCTGGAGACCGTCCGGGAGTTCGCGGCCGCGCGGCGGGAGGCCGAGGGCGAGTCCGCGCGGGTCGAAGAGGATTTCCTTTGCTGGGCAAGGGATTTCGGTATGCGGTGCTACGACCTGGTGTTCGGCAGGCCCACGCAGGACGACGTCGAGCGGGTCCGGGCGGAGCAGGACAACCTGGAGCTGGCGCTGCGCACGGGGGTGCGGCGCGGCGACGGGGCGGTGGTGGCCGCGGTCTCGGCGACGCTGGGCGGGATGTGGGTGATCGAGTCGAACTACGCGCAGCTGGCGCTGGCCACCCGCGAGGTCGCCGACGTGCTGTACCGCTTCCGGCCGGAGCCCGAGCTGGTCGAGGCGACCAGGGTGACGGCGGTGCTGACCACCACGACGACGTTCATGGTCATCGGGCCGCGGGCCACCCGTTCCTACGCCGTGCTGCGCCGGCTGCCGCCGCCGTCCCCGCACACCGTGTGCGGGGCGATGGCGATCGTGCTGTGCGCGTCGGACATGGCGGAGCTGCAGGCGATGTGCGAGCGGCCGGAACCGCTCGTCGCGGGCATGGCCAACGTGGTCGCGGGCTACCTGTGGGAGAACCGGGGCGACCCGGACCGCGCGCTGGAGCACACCAAGCGGGTTCTGGAGCACTTCCGGGACGGAGCGAACCCGCTGCTGATCAGCACCGTGCACGGGCGGCTCAGCGAGCTGTGCCTGTACCTGGAACGCGCCGAGGAGTCCCGGGAGCACTCGCGCGCGGCGGTGCGGGAGCTGGCGGAGTTCCGGGCGTTCAACACGACGCAGCTGCGCCTCGGCCTGGTGCTGACCGACCTGCAGGTGGGTGATGTCGACGCGGCCGAGCGCGGCCTGGCGGCGATCGTCCCGGAGCGGCTGGCCGAGGCGGTCGAGCTGATCACCTTCGAGATGGCCGCCCGGGCCGAGGTCCTGCTCGCGCGCGGGGAGGTCGAGCTGGGGCTGCGCCAGTGGCGGCGGGTCGCCGAACGGGTGCTGGGCGACGACGAGAGCCCCGTCGCGGGCACCGACCAGCTGGGCGTCAACCCCTGGCACGTCGAGGTGCACGGGGTGACCGTCGTCGCGCACGCGCGGCACGGCCGGGCGGACCTGGTCGCGGGCATCGTCGAGAGCCTGCCCGACAGCCTCGCGGCGCTGCTGACGGGCGAGCCGCTGAGGACCCCGTCGGTGCTGATGGTCCGCCCGCTCTGCGGCACGCTCCTGGTCGCGATGGGCATGGCCGACATCGCCGGGGGAGACGCCTCGGGGGTGCGGCTCATCGCGCTCGCCGAGCGCTTCCGGTTCCAGCGCGCGTTCCAGCCCACCATGTCCTCGGCGGCGATCCGCGCGGCAGCTGAGAAAGCGGACGGGCCGGCGTACGCCGACGCGGTGTCGGAGTACGCCGGCCGGAACCTGGCCGAGCTGCGCGGGGAAGCTCTGGCCGTCGCCCGCGCGCGGGCTAGGCGGTGA
- a CDS encoding VOC family protein, which translates to MAADFPILRQVVLDCPDVRELAEFYRRFLGLHYRPGDEPPAERDWLVLRGAEGIPQIAFQQVPHQAEPTWPDGPRPQMLHLDITVPAVADLDAQHTRALALGARLLRDRSDDPVEPLRIYADPAGHPFCVFVPPSRA; encoded by the coding sequence ATGGCCGCCGACTTCCCGATCTTGCGCCAGGTCGTTCTCGACTGTCCCGACGTCAGGGAGCTCGCCGAGTTCTACCGCCGTTTCCTCGGCCTCCACTACCGCCCCGGCGACGAACCACCGGCCGAACGGGACTGGCTGGTGCTGCGCGGCGCCGAGGGCATTCCCCAGATCGCGTTCCAGCAGGTCCCGCACCAGGCCGAGCCCACGTGGCCGGATGGTCCGCGCCCGCAGATGCTGCACCTGGACATCACCGTGCCCGCTGTCGCCGACCTCGACGCCCAGCACACGCGTGCCCTGGCACTGGGCGCGCGACTGCTTCGAGACCGCTCGGACGACCCTGTCGAGCCGCTTCGCATCTACGCCGATCCGGCGGGGCACCCGTTCTGCGTCTTCGTGCCACCCTCTCGGGCTTGA
- a CDS encoding tannase/feruloyl esterase family alpha/beta hydrolase has protein sequence MKKVCQLLVTLMLAAGLPAAIPAKSACAAVSAPAVPGARVLSVSGVERPAGEAGMPGRPPITGVPARCEVTVVLSHPDTDDRVRVEVWLPLRGWTGRFLGTGGGGFATGFSAEGLAPAVKDGFAAAATDGGIGLNPISPAAWALDASGRVNWGLLTNFATRSVHDMTVVGKAVTRSFYGRAPAYSYWNGCSTGGRQGLAEAQLHPRDYDGIVAGGPAIDMPRSSLAQFWPQVVMNQERTRPSACEFDAFTRAAVDDCDLLDGVADRVIGDPAACRFDPARLVGTKTPCGTTITAATAEVVRRIWDGPRGHTGRLGQGLVKGGSFAELAGAAPLPIADNWIRYFLGRDPGMDTTKIDYSAFERLVFASTATYDHLLANTRPDLSAFRAAGGRLLVWHGLADAEIAPGTTIDYRERVERVTGPADGFFRLFLAPGSGHCGTGVGVAPVDPMGAMIAWVERGRAPDTLAAATADGRTTRDLCRHPRVPIYDGHGDPDSATSFRCSGD, from the coding sequence ATGAAGAAGGTCTGCCAGCTGCTCGTCACCCTGATGCTCGCCGCCGGGCTGCCCGCGGCCATCCCCGCGAAGAGCGCGTGCGCGGCCGTCTCGGCGCCCGCGGTGCCCGGGGCCCGCGTGCTGTCGGTGTCCGGGGTCGAGCGGCCCGCGGGCGAGGCCGGGATGCCCGGGCGCCCGCCGATCACCGGTGTGCCCGCGCGGTGCGAGGTCACGGTGGTGCTCAGCCACCCGGACACCGACGACCGGGTCCGGGTGGAGGTGTGGCTGCCGCTGCGCGGCTGGACCGGGCGGTTCCTGGGCACCGGGGGCGGCGGGTTCGCGACCGGGTTCTCCGCGGAAGGGCTCGCGCCCGCGGTCAAGGACGGCTTCGCGGCCGCGGCGACCGACGGCGGGATCGGGCTCAACCCGATCAGCCCGGCGGCGTGGGCGCTGGACGCGTCGGGACGGGTGAACTGGGGGCTGCTGACGAACTTCGCCACCCGGTCGGTGCACGACATGACCGTGGTCGGCAAGGCGGTGACGAGGAGCTTCTACGGCCGCGCCCCCGCTTACTCGTACTGGAACGGCTGTTCGACGGGCGGGCGGCAGGGGCTGGCGGAGGCGCAGCTCCACCCGCGCGACTACGACGGGATCGTGGCGGGCGGGCCCGCGATCGACATGCCGCGCTCCTCCCTGGCCCAGTTCTGGCCGCAGGTGGTGATGAACCAGGAGCGCACCCGCCCCTCGGCCTGCGAGTTCGACGCGTTCACCAGGGCCGCGGTCGACGACTGCGACCTGCTCGACGGCGTCGCAGATCGCGTGATCGGCGACCCGGCGGCCTGCCGGTTCGACCCGGCGCGCCTGGTAGGCACGAAAACCCCTTGCGGGACAACGATTACAGCCGCCACCGCGGAGGTCGTGAGGCGGATCTGGGACGGACCGCGCGGGCACACCGGCAGGCTCGGGCAGGGGCTGGTGAAGGGCGGCAGCTTCGCCGAGCTCGCCGGGGCCGCACCGCTGCCCATCGCCGACAACTGGATCAGGTACTTCCTCGGCCGCGATCCCGGCATGGACACCACGAAGATCGACTACTCGGCCTTCGAACGGCTGGTGTTCGCCTCCACCGCGACCTACGACCACCTGCTGGCCAACACCCGGCCCGACCTGTCGGCCTTCCGCGCCGCGGGCGGCAGGCTGCTGGTCTGGCACGGGCTCGCCGACGCCGAGATCGCCCCCGGCACCACCATCGACTACCGCGAGCGGGTCGAGCGCGTCACCGGCCCGGCCGACGGGTTCTTCCGGCTCTTCCTCGCCCCCGGCTCCGGCCACTGCGGCACCGGGGTGGGCGTGGCGCCGGTGGACCCGATGGGCGCGATGATCGCCTGGGTGGAGCGCGGCCGCGCCCCGGACACGCTGGCCGCGGCCACCGCCGACGGCAGGACCACCCGCGACCTGTGCCGCCACCCCCGGGTGCCGATCTACGACGGGCACGGCGATCCGGACTCCGCCACCAGCTTCCGGTGCTCCGGGGACTGA
- a CDS encoding phosphotransferase family protein — protein MPAKEESAVSGELLEIADALLPGVRLDSARLFRGGMHDVVLVPEVAAVRVSRRDSGTAALPRRTEVLRMIASSGLPFAVPEPLTPVTTFGERAAVAVSWVGGTALPEGQGDPEKIAPLLRAIRECPVSPELEALLHVPPTYPDGRHWGQVLIEEVIPRLPEQYRAERLRRVEEALAMPPVSAALVHGDLGGGNVHWDDNGDVVGVLDWDLALVFDPAIDAALMAWHGWENVRGAVDEETYRRARTWDSTIGVGFLVSALYTRTLDKVDVFVEHIVRELQAREGGTKTQNGCPAGSA, from the coding sequence GTGCCAGCGAAAGAGGAATCGGCGGTCTCCGGCGAACTGCTGGAGATCGCCGACGCGCTTCTGCCCGGTGTGCGGCTCGACTCCGCGCGGTTGTTCCGCGGCGGGATGCACGACGTGGTCCTGGTGCCCGAGGTGGCCGCCGTGCGGGTCAGCAGGCGCGACTCCGGAACGGCGGCGCTGCCCCGCCGCACCGAAGTGCTGCGCATGATCGCTTCCAGCGGGCTGCCCTTCGCCGTGCCCGAGCCCCTGACACCGGTGACGACCTTCGGCGAACGCGCCGCCGTCGCCGTGTCGTGGGTCGGCGGGACCGCGCTACCGGAGGGACAGGGCGATCCGGAGAAGATCGCCCCACTGCTCCGGGCGATCCGTGAGTGCCCGGTCAGCCCCGAGCTGGAGGCGCTGCTGCACGTGCCACCGACCTATCCCGACGGCCGCCACTGGGGGCAGGTGCTCATCGAGGAGGTCATCCCGCGCCTGCCGGAGCAGTACCGCGCCGAACGCCTTCGACGCGTCGAGGAGGCGCTGGCCATGCCGCCCGTTTCGGCTGCGCTGGTCCACGGCGATCTGGGTGGCGGCAACGTCCACTGGGACGACAACGGTGACGTCGTCGGCGTTCTGGACTGGGATCTCGCGTTGGTCTTCGATCCGGCCATCGACGCGGCGCTGATGGCCTGGCACGGCTGGGAGAACGTGCGGGGCGCCGTGGACGAGGAGACGTACCGGCGGGCGAGGACCTGGGACTCGACGATCGGGGTGGGGTTCCTGGTGTCCGCGTTGTACACCAGGACGCTGGACAAGGTCGACGTGTTCGTGGAGCACATCGTGCGGGAACTTCAAGCCCGAGAGGGTGGCACGAAGACGCAGAACGGGTGCCCCGCCGGATCGGCGTAG
- a CDS encoding ABC transporter permease, which produces MLRRNLLHARRYPSMTISTVAMPVLMLLLFVGVFGGALGTGIGGASYVGSYVDYVGPGIILMAATSGSVATAVSVSVDMTEGIVNRFRTMAISRTAVLTGHVVGGVIQTMTSIALVVAVALLMGFRPTAGPLDWLGAAGLLLAMTFAMSWLAAAFGLVTKGPESASNAPMPLMFLPMLGSGFVPPEQMPGPVRWFAEHQPFTPIIETLRGLLMGTPLSAATGALALGWCALISLTGFLWARRAFSRAVTR; this is translated from the coding sequence ATGTTGCGCCGCAACCTGCTGCACGCGCGGCGCTACCCGTCGATGACGATCAGCACGGTCGCGATGCCGGTGCTGATGCTGCTGCTGTTCGTCGGTGTCTTCGGCGGCGCGCTCGGCACGGGCATCGGCGGCGCGAGCTACGTCGGCAGTTACGTCGACTACGTGGGACCGGGAATCATCCTCATGGCCGCGACCTCGGGCAGCGTCGCGACCGCGGTGTCGGTCTCGGTCGACATGACCGAGGGCATCGTGAACCGCTTCCGCACCATGGCGATCTCGCGGACCGCGGTGCTCACCGGCCACGTGGTCGGTGGCGTGATCCAGACGATGACCAGCATCGCGCTCGTCGTCGCGGTGGCGCTGCTGATGGGTTTCCGGCCCACCGCGGGTCCGCTGGACTGGCTCGGCGCGGCCGGGCTGCTGCTGGCGATGACCTTCGCCATGAGCTGGCTGGCCGCCGCGTTCGGCCTGGTGACCAAGGGGCCGGAGTCGGCGAGCAACGCGCCGATGCCGCTGATGTTCCTGCCGATGCTCGGCAGCGGTTTCGTGCCGCCGGAGCAGATGCCCGGCCCGGTCCGCTGGTTCGCCGAGCACCAGCCGTTCACCCCGATCATCGAGACGCTGCGCGGCCTGCTGATGGGCACACCGCTCTCCGCCGCGACGGGAGCGCTCGCCCTCGGCTGGTGCGCGCTGATCTCGCTCACCGGATTCCTCTGGGCGCGCAGGGCTTTCTCCCGCGCCGTCACCCGCTGA
- a CDS encoding helix-turn-helix domain-containing protein, translated as MDRHFAEPLDLDALAAEAGFSRYHFARAFRAAYGEPPGAYLTRRRVERTQDLLRSANLTVTEICHLVGFTSLGSFSSKFTELVGVSPTEYRRRTAGGPMVPGCFMMAWSRPLPRTAIQEKPSGGQPS; from the coding sequence ATGGACCGGCACTTCGCCGAGCCGCTGGACCTGGACGCGCTCGCCGCGGAGGCCGGGTTCTCCCGCTACCACTTCGCCCGCGCGTTCCGGGCCGCCTACGGGGAGCCGCCCGGCGCGTACCTGACCCGGCGCCGGGTGGAGCGGACGCAGGACCTGTTGCGCTCGGCCAACCTGACCGTCACCGAGATCTGCCACCTCGTCGGCTTCACCAGCCTCGGCTCGTTCAGCTCGAAGTTCACCGAGCTGGTCGGCGTCAGCCCGACCGAGTACCGGCGGCGCACGGCCGGCGGGCCGATGGTCCCCGGCTGCTTCATGATGGCCTGGTCCAGGCCGCTGCCCCGGACAGCAATCCAGGAGAAGCCCAGCGGCGGGCAGCCCTCCTAA
- a CDS encoding daunorubicin resistance protein DrrA family ABC transporter ATP-binding protein: MSTTPDISIAAKGLRKSYGDKVVLDGIDLTVRAGTIFSLLGPNGAGKTTTVQILSTLIRPDGGTARVAGHDLCQAPDAVRTAIGVTGQFAAIDRLLTGEENLLLMADLHHLGRAEGRRRTAELLERFDLVDAAKQLPGTYSGGMRRRLDLAMTLVGSPRLIFLDEPTTGLDPRSRQTMWEIIRELTGSGVTIFLTTQYLEEADQLAGRIAVLHNGKLAAEGTPDELKRLIPGGHVRLRFAEEHGVHAAARVLGFPPREDDGLGLRVPSDGHVRSLRVLLDQLDDAGVEVEELTVHTPDLNDVFFALTDTTQEVPSA; encoded by the coding sequence ATGTCCACAACACCCGACATCTCCATCGCCGCGAAGGGACTGCGCAAGTCCTACGGCGACAAGGTCGTGCTCGACGGCATCGACCTGACCGTGCGCGCCGGGACGATCTTCTCCCTGCTCGGCCCGAACGGCGCGGGCAAGACCACCACGGTGCAGATCCTGTCCACGCTGATCCGTCCCGACGGGGGCACGGCACGGGTCGCCGGCCACGATCTCTGCCAGGCGCCCGACGCGGTCCGCACCGCGATCGGCGTCACCGGGCAGTTCGCCGCGATCGACCGGTTGCTCACCGGTGAGGAGAACCTGCTGCTGATGGCCGACCTGCACCACCTCGGCCGCGCGGAGGGACGACGCCGCACCGCGGAGCTGCTGGAGCGCTTCGACCTGGTGGACGCCGCGAAACAGCTGCCGGGCACCTACTCCGGCGGGATGCGGCGACGGCTGGACCTGGCGATGACGCTGGTCGGCAGTCCCCGGCTGATCTTCCTCGACGAGCCGACCACCGGGCTGGACCCGCGCAGCAGGCAGACCATGTGGGAGATCATCCGCGAGCTGACCGGCTCCGGCGTGACGATCTTCCTCACCACCCAGTACCTGGAGGAGGCCGATCAGCTCGCCGGCCGGATCGCCGTGCTGCACAACGGGAAGCTGGCCGCCGAGGGCACCCCGGACGAGCTGAAGCGACTGATCCCCGGCGGGCACGTGCGGCTGCGCTTCGCCGAGGAGCACGGCGTGCACGCCGCGGCCAGGGTGCTCGGTTTCCCGCCGCGCGAGGACGACGGGCTGGGCCTGCGCGTGCCCAGCGACGGCCACGTGCGCTCGCTGCGGGTGCTGCTGGACCAGCTCGACGACGCGGGGGTCGAGGTCGAGGAGCTGACCGTGCACACCCCGGACCTCAACGACGTGTTCTTCGCGCTGACCGACACCACGCAGGAGGTGCCCAGTGCGTGA
- a CDS encoding VOC family protein — MINRVSHVCVHVLDQDRARQFYTEKLGMEVRSDVTMGDGFEGAGQGFRWLTVGPAGQPDVEIILADCAMGHDEATAAQLRDLVAKGALGAAVMNTDDCRKSFEELSARGVVFLQEPAERPYGVEAIFRDDSGNWFSLSQAR, encoded by the coding sequence ATGATCAACCGCGTGTCCCACGTCTGCGTCCACGTGCTCGACCAGGACCGGGCCAGGCAGTTCTACACCGAGAAGCTGGGCATGGAGGTCCGCTCCGACGTCACCATGGGCGACGGGTTCGAGGGCGCGGGACAGGGCTTCCGCTGGCTCACCGTCGGCCCGGCGGGCCAGCCCGACGTGGAGATCATCCTGGCCGACTGCGCCATGGGCCACGACGAGGCCACCGCCGCCCAGCTCCGTGATCTGGTCGCCAAGGGCGCGCTCGGCGCGGCGGTGATGAACACCGACGACTGCCGCAAGTCCTTCGAGGAGCTCTCCGCCCGCGGCGTGGTGTTCCTGCAGGAACCGGCCGAACGGCCCTACGGCGTCGAGGCGATCTTCCGCGACGACTCCGGCAACTGGTTCAGCCTGAGCCAGGCCCGCTAG
- a CDS encoding cytochrome P450 has protein sequence MTFPARTWGIHENHYWLHGRTVEHPVEYHENLGMWTVTGYPEAIAVLSDPATYSSDLSSLFPAGTDMSFNDGNLVQMDGLEHRKLRRLVSHAFTPKIVADLEPRIAQLTGELLDELVGQDEIELVSALAYPLPVIVIAELLGVPAGDRDLFRKWVDTMFEDQADFSLAEGEDKLREDLDAQLNSLKPMSDYLTAHAAERRRVPREDLLTKLVQAEIDGERLNDTEIVNFAGLLLVAGHITTTMLLGNTILCLDTFPDQAERVRADRSLVPTAIEESLRLLSPFASTARVTAADVELGGRLIPRGQMVNPLLGAANRDPRQFERPDEFDAARDPNPHIAFGRGVHFCLGAPLARLEGRVAVNVLLDRFPVLRTIPATPPKFMDSPVMTGVSSLPLRVTA, from the coding sequence ATGACCTTCCCCGCACGCACCTGGGGCATCCACGAGAACCACTACTGGCTGCACGGAAGGACCGTCGAGCACCCGGTGGAGTACCACGAGAACCTCGGGATGTGGACCGTCACCGGCTACCCCGAGGCGATCGCCGTGCTCAGCGATCCCGCGACGTACTCGTCCGACCTCTCCTCCCTGTTCCCGGCGGGCACGGACATGTCGTTCAACGACGGCAACCTGGTCCAGATGGACGGGCTGGAGCACCGCAAGCTGCGCAGGCTGGTCAGCCACGCGTTCACCCCGAAGATCGTCGCCGACCTGGAGCCGAGGATCGCCCAGCTGACCGGTGAGCTGCTGGACGAGCTGGTCGGGCAGGACGAGATCGAGCTGGTCTCCGCGCTCGCCTACCCGCTGCCGGTCATCGTCATCGCCGAACTGCTCGGTGTGCCCGCGGGCGACCGCGACCTGTTCCGCAAGTGGGTCGACACGATGTTCGAGGACCAAGCGGACTTCTCCCTCGCGGAGGGCGAGGACAAACTGCGCGAGGACCTGGACGCGCAGCTGAACTCCCTCAAGCCGATGAGCGACTACCTCACCGCGCACGCGGCCGAGCGCAGGCGCGTACCGAGGGAGGACCTGCTCACCAAGCTGGTCCAGGCCGAGATCGACGGGGAACGGCTCAACGACACGGAGATCGTGAACTTCGCCGGGCTGCTGCTGGTCGCCGGGCACATCACCACGACCATGCTGCTGGGCAACACGATCCTGTGCCTGGACACCTTCCCCGACCAGGCCGAGCGGGTGCGCGCGGACCGTTCCCTGGTGCCGACGGCCATCGAGGAGTCGCTGCGCCTGCTCAGCCCGTTCGCGTCCACCGCGCGCGTCACGGCCGCGGACGTGGAGCTGGGCGGGCGGCTGATCCCCCGTGGGCAGATGGTGAACCCGCTGCTCGGCGCGGCGAACCGGGACCCGAGGCAGTTCGAGCGGCCCGATGAGTTCGACGCGGCCCGGGACCCCAACCCGCACATCGCCTTCGGCCGCGGCGTGCACTTCTGCCTCGGTGCCCCGTTGGCGCGGCTGGAGGGCCGGGTCGCGGTGAACGTGCTGCTGGACCGGTTCCCGGTGCTGCGGACGATCCCGGCGACCCCGCCGAAGTTCATGGACTCACCCGTCATGACCGGCGTCAGCTCGCTCCCCCTCCGCGTCACCGCCTAG
- a CDS encoding DUF3817 domain-containing protein encodes MTALRIPAAIEAVSLVVLLANLVTVHAPTVTSVSGPIHGFAYLMVVLVALLREGTPVRARLAALLPGVGGLIALRLVSPGRRAQAG; translated from the coding sequence ATGACCGCGCTCCGGATTCCCGCCGCGATCGAGGCTGTCTCGTTGGTCGTGCTGCTGGCGAACCTCGTGACCGTGCACGCCCCGACCGTCACGTCGGTCAGCGGCCCGATCCACGGATTCGCCTACCTCATGGTCGTCTTGGTGGCCCTGCTGCGTGAGGGCACACCCGTCCGCGCCCGCCTCGCCGCGCTGCTGCCGGGCGTGGGCGGGCTGATCGCCCTGCGGCTGGTCAGCCCAGGCCGACGCGCTCAAGCAGGTTGA
- a CDS encoding membrane protein, whose protein sequence is MTKFLLSVHVVVAIVAIGPVTVAASMFPRAARSSALPVVRTLHRICRVYAGLGVLVPVFGLATALSMGVLGDAWLLASIALTAVAAAVLVAAVLPDQRKVLDALETAPDTDISAWVRRIAMTGGVFNVLWATVTVLMIVRPGSTTGA, encoded by the coding sequence GTGACGAAATTCCTGCTCAGCGTGCACGTCGTCGTCGCGATCGTGGCGATCGGCCCGGTCACCGTCGCGGCGAGCATGTTCCCCCGCGCGGCGAGGTCGTCGGCGCTGCCGGTGGTTCGCACCCTGCACCGCATCTGCCGCGTCTACGCGGGGCTCGGCGTGCTGGTGCCGGTGTTCGGCCTGGCGACCGCGCTCAGCATGGGTGTGCTGGGCGACGCATGGTTGCTGGCGTCCATTGCGCTGACCGCGGTCGCCGCAGCCGTGCTCGTCGCCGCGGTGCTGCCGGATCAGCGCAAGGTGCTCGACGCCCTGGAGACCGCTCCTGACACCGACATCAGCGCGTGGGTCCGTCGCATCGCGATGACCGGCGGCGTGTTCAACGTCCTGTGGGCGACAGTCACGGTGCTGATGATCGTGCGCCCCGGCTCGACGACGGGGGCATGA